A window of Haloarcula sp. H-GB4 contains these coding sequences:
- a CDS encoding 60S ribosomal export protein NMD3 has translation MSRSGEFCPRCGDEIPEGTDERPELAGAGGQRNSEHVLCDACYFEEFDLVDAPDTIQVRVCSRCGAVHKGNRWVDIGAEDYTDIAVEQVSEALGIHVDAQSVAWQVAPEQLDKNNIRMHAEFSGVIRGTPVTEEVTVPVRISRQTCKRCGKIAGGSFASIVQVRADSRDPTDDERERAEEIAEEYIAAREETGDRNAFITETKSVDDGLDMKISTNQMGLGIAKRITAQLGGSYSDSRRLISEDEDGQELYRMTYAVRLPRYRQGEVIDPEDGDGPVLVRSVQGNLKGVRLATGEDYEASFEDGETPDARRLGFREDAQTTTLVAVEDANAVQVLDPETFESKTVPRPDYLDTDADEVPVLKSHAGLHVLPDTDADTDE, from the coding sequence ATGAGCCGGTCGGGAGAGTTCTGTCCACGCTGCGGTGACGAGATACCGGAGGGCACTGACGAGCGCCCGGAGCTTGCGGGTGCCGGCGGTCAGCGCAACTCCGAGCACGTCCTCTGTGACGCCTGCTACTTCGAGGAGTTCGACCTGGTGGACGCCCCCGACACCATCCAGGTGCGAGTCTGTTCGCGGTGTGGCGCGGTCCACAAGGGGAACCGCTGGGTCGACATCGGCGCCGAGGACTACACCGATATCGCCGTCGAACAGGTCAGCGAGGCGCTCGGGATCCACGTCGACGCCCAGTCGGTTGCCTGGCAGGTCGCTCCCGAGCAACTCGACAAGAACAACATCCGGATGCACGCGGAGTTCTCCGGTGTCATCCGCGGGACACCGGTCACTGAGGAGGTCACCGTCCCTGTTCGTATCTCCCGGCAGACGTGCAAGCGCTGTGGGAAAATCGCCGGCGGTTCCTTCGCCAGTATCGTGCAGGTGCGGGCCGACAGCCGCGATCCGACCGACGACGAGCGAGAGCGCGCCGAGGAGATCGCAGAGGAGTACATCGCCGCCCGTGAGGAAACGGGCGACCGCAACGCATTCATTACCGAGACCAAGTCCGTCGACGACGGGCTGGACATGAAAATCTCGACGAACCAGATGGGGCTGGGCATCGCCAAGCGCATCACCGCCCAGCTCGGCGGCTCGTACTCCGATTCGCGGCGTCTCATCTCCGAGGACGAGGACGGTCAGGAGCTGTACCGGATGACCTACGCCGTCCGCCTGCCCCGCTATCGACAGGGCGAGGTAATCGACCCGGAGGACGGCGACGGGCCAGTGCTGGTCCGCTCGGTCCAGGGGAACCTCAAGGGTGTCCGTCTGGCGACCGGCGAGGACTACGAAGCCAGTTTCGAGGACGGCGAGACCCCCGACGCCCGGCGGCTGGGGTTCCGCGAGGACGCCCAGACGACGACTCTCGTCGCCGTCGAGGACGCCAATGCCGTCCAGGTGCTCGACCCAGAAACCTTCGAGAGCAAGACCGTCCCGCGCCCGGACTACCTCGACACCGACGCCGACGAGGTGCCGGTACTGAAGAGTCACGCGGGGTTGCACGTTCTTCCCGATACCGACGCGGATACCGATGAGTGA
- the radA gene encoding DNA repair and recombination protein RadA — protein sequence MSASEDLEELPGVGPATAEKLEDNGYDSYQGIAVASPGELSNTADIGESSAADIIQAAREAADIGGFETGSTVLERREQIGKLSWGVDEVDELLGGGVETQSITEVYGEFGAGKSQVTHQLAVNVQLPAEHGGLEGSAIFVDSEDTFRPERIEQMVKGLTDEVLSDTMVLHGIVEEEADADPTDEDLLDDLVASVLEKIHVAKAFNSNHQILLAEKAQEIASESQEEEFPVRLLAVDSLTAHFRAEYVGRGELADRQQKLNKHLHDLMRVGDLNNTAVVVTNQVASNPDSFFGDPTQPIGGNILGHTSTFRMYLRKSKGNKRIVKLVDAPNLPDGEGVMRVEEDGLLNE from the coding sequence ATGTCCGCAAGTGAGGACCTCGAAGAGCTGCCGGGTGTCGGTCCGGCGACAGCAGAGAAACTCGAAGACAACGGCTACGACTCCTACCAGGGGATTGCGGTCGCCTCCCCCGGCGAACTGTCAAATACGGCCGACATCGGCGAGTCGTCGGCGGCAGACATCATTCAGGCTGCCCGCGAAGCGGCTGACATCGGCGGTTTCGAAACCGGGTCGACGGTGCTCGAACGCCGTGAACAGATCGGGAAGCTCTCTTGGGGCGTCGACGAGGTCGACGAGCTGCTCGGCGGCGGCGTCGAAACCCAGTCCATCACCGAAGTGTACGGTGAGTTCGGAGCCGGGAAGTCCCAGGTAACGCACCAGCTCGCGGTCAACGTCCAGCTCCCGGCCGAACACGGCGGGCTGGAGGGCAGCGCTATCTTCGTCGACTCCGAGGACACGTTCCGACCTGAGCGTATCGAACAGATGGTCAAGGGCCTTACTGACGAGGTACTGTCGGATACGATGGTCCTCCACGGCATCGTCGAAGAGGAGGCCGACGCAGACCCCACTGACGAGGACCTGCTCGATGACCTCGTCGCCTCTGTGTTGGAGAAGATCCACGTCGCGAAGGCGTTCAACTCCAACCACCAGATCCTTCTGGCCGAGAAAGCACAGGAAATCGCCAGCGAGAGCCAGGAAGAGGAGTTCCCCGTTCGCCTACTCGCCGTCGACTCGCTGACCGCTCACTTCCGCGCTGAGTACGTCGGCCGTGGTGAACTCGCCGACCGTCAGCAGAAGCTCAACAAGCACCTCCATGACCTGATGCGCGTCGGCGACCTCAACAACACCGCCGTCGTCGTCACGAACCAGGTCGCCTCTAACCCCGACTCCTTCTTCGGTGACCCGACTCAGCCCATCGGTGGCAACATCCTCGGCCACACCTCCACGTTCCGGATGTACCTCCGGAAGTCCAAGGGGAACAAGCGTATCGTCAAGCTCGTCGACGCGCCGAACCTCCCGGACGGCGAGGGTGTCATGCGTGTCGAAGAAGACGGCCTGCTGAACGAGTAA
- the htpX gene encoding zinc metalloprotease HtpX produces MEWQTDWGLRGRMALTMFLLFALYIVFLGALTLYFSNLALIVVVMGLFLGAQFFFSDKLALYSMGARTVEPEEYPELHRTVDRLAQQADLPKPKVAVADSRVPNAFATGRSKDSSAVCVTTGIMNTLDQDELEGVIAHELAHIKNRDVMVMTIASFLSTIAFLIVRWGWLFSGGRERGGQQVPVIVAILISLVVWVVSFLLIRTLSRYREYAADRGGAMITGKPAALANALMKIDGRMDKVPKDDMRDQAEMNAFFIIPINVGWIGRLFSTHPTTEKRIDRLQDLERELESR; encoded by the coding sequence ATGGAGTGGCAAACAGACTGGGGGCTCCGTGGCCGGATGGCCCTGACGATGTTCCTGCTGTTCGCGCTGTACATCGTCTTCCTTGGAGCGCTCACGCTGTATTTCAGCAATCTCGCACTCATCGTGGTCGTCATGGGACTGTTCCTCGGTGCGCAGTTCTTCTTCAGCGACAAACTCGCCCTGTATTCGATGGGAGCCCGGACGGTCGAACCGGAGGAGTACCCGGAACTCCACCGGACCGTCGACCGCCTCGCCCAGCAGGCCGACCTCCCGAAGCCGAAGGTCGCTGTCGCCGACTCGCGGGTGCCCAACGCCTTCGCCACTGGCCGGTCGAAAGACAGTTCGGCCGTCTGTGTGACGACGGGCATCATGAACACGCTAGACCAAGACGAACTAGAGGGCGTCATTGCGCACGAACTGGCCCACATCAAGAACCGCGACGTGATGGTGATGACTATCGCGTCGTTCCTCTCGACGATCGCCTTCCTCATCGTCCGGTGGGGCTGGCTGTTCAGCGGCGGCCGCGAACGCGGCGGCCAGCAGGTGCCTGTCATCGTCGCCATCCTCATCTCGCTGGTCGTCTGGGTCGTCTCCTTCCTCCTGATCCGGACGCTCAGCCGCTATCGCGAGTACGCCGCCGACCGCGGCGGCGCAATGATTACCGGCAAGCCCGCCGCCCTCGCGAACGCGCTGATGAAAATCGACGGCCGGATGGACAAGGTACCCAAGGATGACATGCGCGACCAGGCGGAGATGAACGCCTTCTTCATCATCCCGATCAACGTCGGGTGGATCGGCCGACTGTTCAGCACTCACCCCACGACGGAGAAGCGCATCGACCGCCTGCAGGACCTCGAACGCGAACTCGAAAGCCGATAG
- a CDS encoding NAD(P)-dependent oxidoreductase has translation MTDTVVVTGGRGRSGRWICDHLAGEYNVVCVDLDHPGWEVPTREHMDFKAVDVTEGVEVRDLFSEIDPDAVVHWAALPAPERHAGTRVFDTNISATYNVIDAAGRAGADVVWASSESAYGLSFAEETPLPAYLPMDESHPTAPEDPYGTSKVAGEEVAKMVVRRDGVDVASIRPSWIQYPGEYNCRDVATGDLADGAGNCWSYVDVRDVATAVAAALDTDIGGHEAFNVAAAENYVGRPTADLVEEQWGDLPAECKLDGDQSALSTAKAQGLLDWEPEHSWREAADADIAAPTLTGE, from the coding sequence ATGACCGACACAGTTGTCGTCACTGGCGGGCGCGGGCGGTCCGGGCGCTGGATCTGTGACCACCTCGCCGGCGAGTACAACGTCGTCTGCGTGGATCTGGACCATCCCGGCTGGGAGGTACCCACCCGGGAACACATGGACTTCAAAGCCGTCGACGTGACTGAAGGAGTGGAGGTCCGGGACCTCTTCAGCGAGATTGACCCGGACGCCGTCGTCCACTGGGCTGCGTTGCCAGCACCGGAGCGCCACGCGGGCACGCGAGTGTTCGACACCAACATTTCGGCGACGTACAACGTCATCGACGCCGCAGGTCGTGCCGGCGCAGACGTCGTCTGGGCGTCCTCCGAGAGCGCCTACGGACTATCCTTCGCCGAGGAGACGCCGCTGCCGGCGTATCTCCCGATGGACGAATCCCATCCGACTGCGCCGGAGGACCCGTACGGCACGTCGAAGGTCGCCGGCGAAGAGGTGGCGAAGATGGTCGTCCGGCGTGACGGCGTCGATGTAGCCTCGATACGACCGTCGTGGATTCAGTACCCCGGTGAGTACAACTGTCGGGACGTGGCCACGGGCGACCTCGCCGACGGCGCGGGTAACTGCTGGTCGTATGTCGACGTGCGCGACGTGGCGACAGCCGTCGCGGCAGCGCTCGATACCGACATCGGTGGGCACGAAGCGTTCAATGTCGCCGCCGCCGAGAACTACGTCGGCCGGCCGACGGCTGACCTCGTGGAAGAGCAGTGGGGTGACCTTCCCGCGGAGTGTAAGCTGGACGGCGACCAGTCAGCGCTCTCGACGGCGAAAGCACAGGGGCTGTTGGACTGGGAGCCCGAACACAGTTGGCGCGAGGCCGCCGACGCCGACATTGCAGCACCGACACTCACAGGTGAGTAA